The proteins below come from a single Eubacterium limosum genomic window:
- a CDS encoding Lar family restriction alleviation protein, which produces MTKLKRCPFCGGEAKTEQCEDITYNAKGKARIYPYTAVYCVDCGAKIEEQDEEELVDMWNTRTPEIVRCGECVYWEPENCRNPNILMRDQQMTYDDFCSWGERREEK; this is translated from the coding sequence ATGACCAAGCTAAAGAGATGTCCCTTCTGCGGGGGAGAAGCAAAAACAGAGCAATGCGAAGATATAACATATAATGCAAAAGGAAAAGCAAGGATATATCCTTATACTGCTGTTTATTGTGTAGATTGTGGTGCAAAAATCGAAGAGCAAGACGAGGAAGAGTTGGTAGACATGTGGAACACCCGCACGCCGGAGATTGTGCGGTGCGGGGAGTGTGTTTACTGGGAGCCAGAAAATTGCAGAAACCCCAATATTCTTATGCGCGACCAGCAAATGACCTATGATGATTTTTGCAGTTGGGGAGAGCGGAGGGAAGAAAAATGA
- a CDS encoding replicative helicase loader/inhibitor yields MNDTEAAKVLATLRAAYPNTYRDVKPADAKAAVNLWTRMFKDYPYETIDGAVMGFIANDKKGFAPVPGQIMDMVLKITQEPELTEMDAWSMVSKALRNGIYGAEEEFDKLPEVVQQAVGSPSMIRNWAQMECDAVESVIQSNFMRSFRAKKKAQREMAALPADVKETFEQISGAFDMKQIAG; encoded by the coding sequence ATGAATGATACAGAAGCCGCCAAGGTTTTAGCGACCTTGAGAGCGGCCTACCCAAATACCTATCGGGATGTGAAGCCCGCCGACGCCAAAGCCGCTGTGAACCTTTGGACAAGGATGTTTAAAGACTACCCTTACGAGACCATCGACGGCGCAGTGATGGGCTTTATTGCCAACGACAAGAAAGGCTTTGCGCCCGTACCCGGACAGATCATGGATATGGTGCTGAAAATCACCCAGGAGCCCGAGCTGACCGAAATGGACGCCTGGTCCATGGTGTCCAAAGCCCTGCGAAACGGCATTTATGGGGCCGAAGAAGAATTTGATAAACTGCCAGAGGTCGTTCAGCAGGCCGTAGGGTCACCGAGTATGATCCGAAACTGGGCACAGATGGAATGCGACGCTGTGGAGTCCGTGATCCAGTCCAACTTTATGCGCAGCTTCCGGGCCAAGAAAAAAGCCCAGCGCGAAATGGCAGCCCTGCCAGCCGATGTGAAAGAAACCTTCGAGCAGATCAGCGGCGCCTTCGACATGAAGCAGATTGCGGGGTAG
- a CDS encoding DUF7167 family protein, which produces MKKVKMMVSTGMANSKVSETVELADDMSKEDIDCYFEEWVWDQINAHWEVEE; this is translated from the coding sequence ATGAAAAAAGTAAAAATGATGGTATCAACCGGAATGGCAAATTCAAAAGTGAGCGAAACCGTGGAATTGGCAGATGACATGAGCAAGGAAGACATTGACTGCTATTTTGAAGAGTGGGTGTGGGATCAGATCAATGCACATTGGGAGGTAGAAGAATGA
- a CDS encoding HNH endonuclease, translating into MSTYPNPRRTNGARRDAIRRWVLATQDHCALCGKPVDKSLKTPHPMSAEVDEIIPVSKGGSPYDKDNVQLTHRSCNQRKSNKTQVTQSINRPIPKSRNW; encoded by the coding sequence ATGTCAACATATCCAAACCCAAGAAGAACTAATGGGGCAAGGCGCGACGCCATAAGGCGTTGGGTTTTAGCCACGCAAGATCATTGCGCCCTGTGTGGCAAGCCAGTAGATAAGAGTTTAAAAACACCGCACCCAATGTCTGCGGAAGTAGACGAGATCATCCCCGTATCAAAGGGCGGAAGCCCGTACGATAAAGACAACGTACAATTGACACATCGATCTTGCAATCAAAGAAAGTCAAACAAGACACAGGTAACCCAGAGCATCAACCGGCCCATACCAAAATCGAGAAACTGGTAA
- a CDS encoding DNA-methyltransferase: MLEINKIYNQNCLEGIKKIENEAIDLIITDPPYCIGTTSNGKQGAWNDNNLIEPFFEILFSEFKRVLKDGAAMYINTDWRTYPFLYPILKKYFEIPNLIVWDYEWIKCGGQYRFSHEFIIYAIKGKRKRTFPANERDVWRIKPINYTLPTKLHNAQKPVALIEKMLLNSSVEGDVILDTFMGSGTTAEACIRNNRNYLGFEIDEHYYKIAQNRINNL; encoded by the coding sequence ATGTTAGAAATTAATAAAATATACAACCAGAACTGCCTTGAAGGGATTAAAAAAATCGAGAATGAAGCAATCGACCTGATTATAACAGACCCTCCGTATTGTATTGGTACTACCAGCAACGGAAAGCAAGGGGCCTGGAACGACAACAACCTAATCGAACCATTTTTTGAGATTCTCTTTAGTGAGTTTAAGCGCGTCTTGAAAGATGGTGCAGCAATGTATATTAACACGGATTGGCGCACCTACCCATTTTTATATCCAATCTTAAAAAAGTATTTTGAAATTCCGAACTTAATCGTCTGGGATTATGAATGGATTAAATGCGGTGGGCAGTATCGTTTTTCTCATGAGTTTATCATCTATGCGATTAAGGGTAAACGGAAGCGTACTTTTCCGGCCAATGAACGCGATGTTTGGCGAATAAAGCCAATTAACTACACCCTGCCAACAAAGCTTCACAACGCACAAAAACCCGTTGCTTTGATTGAAAAAATGCTCTTAAATTCTTCTGTGGAAGGAGACGTCATTTTGGATACGTTCATGGGGTCCGGTACAACGGCGGAAGCCTGCATTCGAAACAATCGAAATTATCTCGGATTTGAAATTGACGAGCATTATTATAAAATCGCACAGAACAGAATTAACAATTTGTAG